The genomic DNA CCCGTCGTCGTTCTCGGTCCAGGCAGTGACTTCCAGGCATGCAGGCAGACGCGTCTTGTCCACCACCAGTGAGTGGTAGCGCGTGGCCTGGTAGCGATCGGGCAGCCCGGCGAACACGCCCTTGCCTTCGTGTCGGATGGCCGACGTCTTGCCGTGCATGATGTTGCCTGCACGGATCACCGTGCCACCGTACACCTGGCCGATGCCCTGGTGGCCCAGGCAGACGCCGAGGATCGGCGTGGTCGGGCCCAGCCGCTGGATCAGTTCCAGCGACACACCCGCTTCGTTGGGTGTACACGGCCCGGGCGAAATCACGATGCGCTCCGGTCTCTGCGCGGCGATCTCATCGACCGTCATGGCATCGTTGCGCACCACCTTGACCTCGGCACCCAGCGTCTGCAGGTACTGCACGAGGTTGTAGGTGAAGCTGTCGTAGTTGTCGATCATCCACAACATGGATCAGGTTCCGTCGCTTATCAGAAAAATGGCGTACACATTCTCGGTGTACGTGATGGGTCCGGCTTCAATCGATTCGCGCGTGTAGGGCGCTTGCGGAGCTGGCGGCGCGGGCGGAGTGACCAGATCCGTCGGTCGCGTCTCGGCGATAACGGACGCGCCATCGGTGGGCCATTGCCCCGCCTGCACGCCGTAGGCAAAGCTCGGGGCCACGTCGGAGATGCTGTACAGGCCGCGGATGCGTGCACCATAGGCGGTTGCCAAGGCCCTGGCCGAGTGCCGGGTCTGTGCAGCGGCCTCACCTTTCAGTTCACGGCGCAGCGCGACAACATCGGAGTAGCCCGGCGCCAGGCTGCTGACCTGCAGCGTGTCACTGGCATTGAGTGCGCCAAGGAATCCCTGCATCGCCTGCGGGCTGGCAAAGCTGCCCTTCAAGCGGCGACTGACGCGGGTGCCGATGAAGACCGGTCCGGCCTGCTCGTAGCGATGTGCCGGCCCGATGTCGAGGTTATCCGCGCGCACGCTGCCCGCCACCGCGCCATGCTTCTTGAACAATGCCAGCACGCGCGCTGCATCCTCCTGCACCTTGGCCCGCGCCGTGTCGGCATCCATGTCGACCTGGGCAAGCGTCAACTGCAGGGTGAAGCGGTCGGGCATCACCTCACGGCGCGCTTCGCCCTTCACCAGCAGGTGCGGCTGGTCCGGGATCGTGTTGGCCTGCGCCAACGCCTCAGGTGCCAGCATGGCCAGCATGGCCAGCAGCGACGACCACAGCAGAATGCTCGACAGCTTCATGCGGTATTCCTTGTCATGGGAGGGAAAAAGCACAAAACGCGCCCGGCGCAGTGACCCGGCGCATGCGAGGATTACAGGCCTTTCGCCGCCTGGGCCACCGCACGGAACAACGCGCGGCCTTTGTTCATCGTTTCGTCCCACTCTTTCTGCGGATCGGAGTCGTAGACGATGCCGGCGCCGGCCTGCACGTGCAGGCGTCCGTCCTTGATCACCGCGGTGCGGATCGCAATGGCCGTGTCTGCATCACCGTGCCAGCCGATGTAGCCGATGCTGCCGGCATACACGTTGCGTTTGATCGGTTCCAGTTCGCGGATCACTTCCAGCGCGCGGATCTTCGGCGCGCCACTGACCGTCCCGGCCGGGAAGGTCGCGCGCAGCACATCGGCATAACTCAGACCCGGCTGCAGCGTGCCGGTCACTTCGCTGACGATGTGCATCACATGGCTGTAGCGTTCAATCACGAACTGCTCGCCGACCTCCACCGTACCGGCCGTGGATACCCGGCCGGCGTCGTTGCGGCCCAGGTCGATCAGCATCAGGTGCTCGGCACGCTCCTTCGGATCGGCCAGCAGCTCCACTTCCAGCGCATTGTCTTCTTCCACGGTGGCGCCGCGCGGACGCGTGCCGGCGATGGGGCGCACGGTCACTTCGCCGACACCGTTGGCGTCGTGCTGCAGGCGCACCAGGATCTCCGGCGATGAGCCCACGACCTGCATGTCACCGACATCCAGGAAGTACATGTAGGGCGATGGATTGAGCGCACGCAGCGCACGGTAGACATCCACCGGTCGCGCCTTGAAGGGCACGCTCAGGCGCTGGCTCAGCACCACCTGGAAAATGTCGCCGGAGCGGATGTAATCCTTGCTGCGCTCCACCGCGTCGATGAACCCGTCGCGGGTGAAGCCTGAAATGAAGTCACTTTCGTCCAGCACGTCGCTGTGCAACGGTGCCGGATAGCCCGCACCCGGCGCGCGCAGTTTCGCCACCAAGCCGTCCAGTCGCGTCTGTGCCTCGTCCCACGCACCCGGTTGGCGCGGATCGGCGTGCACGATCAGGTACAGCCGTCCCTTGAGGTTGTCGAACACCGCCAGCTCTTCGGAGTGCATGAGCAGGATGTCCGGCGTGCCCAGCTCATCGCGGCCCGCAGGCGGTGCCAGGCGCGGCTCGATGTAGCCGATGCACTCGAAGCCGAACCAGCCGACCAGGCCGCCGGTGAAGCCCGGCAGACCGTCCAGCTTGGGCACCGAATGCGCGCTGCGCAGCGCCTCTACTTCGGCGAACGGATCGGCGACCTCGCGGCGTTCGACCTCCACGCCGTTTTCGGCGATGGACAACGTATGCCCACGGAAGGTGTACACGCGGCGCGCCGGCAGACCGATGATGGAATAGCGACCGAAGCGCTCACCGCCCTCGACCGATTCAAACAGATAGGTGTGCGGGCCGTCGGCGAGCTTCAGATAGACCGAAAGCGGCGTGTCCAGGTCGGACAGCACTTCACGGACGACGGGGATGCGGGTGTGGCCTTCAGCGGCCTGCTGCTGGAACTGAGCGGGGGTATTCAACACGACTTTCCTTCCGGGATGCGGCGGTGGCGGGACGGACGACGGCTACAGGCCACCATCGCCACCAACGGCGAGCGGAAGAAAGACTATGCGGGGTCGTCAGAATGGACACCGGGCCACTGTACCGCATGGGTGGGGCCGGGCGGAAGCCGGGCGAGCCCACCAGCGGCCCGCTCACCGTGCCCCGATCCGCGCCCGCTAGGCCATGCGCAGGGCGGCGCGCTGCTGCTCCTGGGCGTGATCCTGCTGATCCTGCTGCTCGGCGGCGATGCCTGCCGTCAGCGTCGGCGTGATGGCCGGTGCCTGCCGCTGGCGGTCAACCTCCGCCGCCTGCTCGGTGCTGACGCTCAACGGCTGCTGCAGGCCGGAGGCGACATCCACATACGCATAGCGCTTGGTGAAGGACGCGGCATCGGCCGTGTCCACCGCGAAGGCGCGCGCCCGATCATCGCTCAGCATCACCCGCTCGATGGTTTGCAGGCCATCCTGCTTTGCCTTGGCGGCAAGCGCGCCGGCCAGCTGATCGCTCTGCAGGTCAGGCACGCGGTTGTAGCTGGCGTCGATACGGTGGACCCCGCTCTGCGCCCCCTGGAACAACCGGAAATCAGCATGGTCCGGATCGTTGATCGACACTGGGCGGGCCGCGGGTGACGGCGCCTGCTGCTGCACTTCAAGCAACGTCCGGGCGGCGGCTTCCTGCTTCTGGATTTCCGCATCCAGGCTGGGAATCACCGTGTCGGCCATGCCGTGGCGCGCCGTCGCTTCACCGAACGCTGCACTGATGTTGCTTGTGAACGCGGCGGTGCTGGCCAGGTTCCGTTCGTTCTGCGGCATCGTCAGTGCGGGCGTGTGGGTGGCCAGCGCCGCACCCAGCGCCGTGGTCGCCCCGCCAACGGAAGAGAGCACGACGGGCGCATACGAGGTAACACCGGCCACCTGCCGCCCGCTCCAGTCCGCGGCCTGGTTCAGGGTGGCACCGTATTGGGCATAGCCGTTGCGCAGGCCATCGGAGGACCACTGCGTCCCGGCCTGGATCTGCGCACCGATGTGCTCACCGCCCGCCCGGATCCGGGCGGCGTCGCCTGCCGCCTGCTGCGTGGCCTGTTCGGCCTTCAGCCCGTGGTCGGCCTGCGACTGTGTGCCGCGCTGGCGCAACTGCTCGGCCGTCTCGTCAGCGCCGACCCAGCCCGCCACGGTGGCGCCCCAACCGCTCAAGGTGCGGTCGCGATAGCCTTCCACGCGGTGCTTGATCGCCTCGACCTGGCCGGCGAGTTCGCGTCCCTGCGCGATCACCGTGGCCCCGCCCTGCACGCCCACGCGCAGGCTGGTCCCGCCGAAATCCACCACGCTGCCGATCGCCTTGCCCTGCATCGTCGCGCCCTGCTGGATGACATCACCGGCCACGTCCAGCCCTTTGCCGCCCAGTGCGCCCATGCGCTCGATCTGCTCGCCGGCCAGCCGCCCGCCCCGCATGCCCTGTGCCCCCGCCACCAGCACGGTCGACAACGGGCCGGCCAGCTCGGCCACCTGGCTGGGAGCCGCTACCTGCGCCCGGTCGATCAGGTTGCCCTGCGCGTCGCGCGTCTTGGGGTCCAGCAGGATCTCCATCCTGCCGGCAGCAACCGGCACGCTGCGCAGCGCCTGCGCACCGGGCTCAGTGGCCAGCCGCTCGATCAGCTGGGCGGCGGCCTCTTGCGCGTGCTCGGGCAGCGCTGCCTGCAGCTTGCCGGTGACCAGTCCCTGCATCATCGGCTGGCGCAGCAGTATCGTGGTTTCATTGGCCAGCAGGCCGAAGTCCTGCCGCTGGCGATCGCTCAGCCGCTGCAGCCCGTTCTGCACGTCGTTGAGGACTTCGCCGCTGGTTTCATAGGTGTGGACCGTATCGCGGGTGTTGAAAGTGGGCAGCCCGTTGTCTTCCCCGTAGCGTGCTGCGGTCTGCGGGTGCAGGCCGGCGGAGTTGAACGTGGTCGCGCGGGCGCCCGTCACTGCCGATGCCGCCGACGCCATGCCGCCACCGAGCGAGTGACCGGCGATTTCGAAGCTCTCGCCCACCTGCTGTTGGACGCGCACCGCAAGTGCCATGGCGCGATCGTAATAATCGCTGCGCATGCCAACTCCCTGCTGGCCATTATTGAGGAAGTCCTCGCTCGCGGATTCACGCCGACCGCCCAAGGCGGACGGGTCAATGATCTCGCCCGTTGACCCCTTGAAGACGATGACAGGCTTCGCATCCTCTCCGAACACGCGCTTGTCCGGAATATAGATTTCCGCGCGAAAACCGGACTGCCGCGGATGCAGAAGGT from Stenotrophomonas sp. 169 includes the following:
- a CDS encoding XVIPCD domain-containing protein, whose protein sequence is MSDPEIEARVRAIHEQSLLVRQLRDSGNDEQASRLQETHHAREMSGLAADVYLSAKHEGEAPTGWVRGSADPGAVRAVGIDLSDAQLSDLLHPRQSGFRAEIYIPDKRVFGEDAKPVIVFKGSTGEIIDPSALGGRRESASEDFLNNGQQGVGMRSDYYDRAMALAVRVQQQVGESFEIAGHSLGGGMASAASAVTGARATTFNSAGLHPQTAARYGEDNGLPTFNTRDTVHTYETSGEVLNDVQNGLQRLSDRQRQDFGLLANETTILLRQPMMQGLVTGKLQAALPEHAQEAAAQLIERLATEPGAQALRSVPVAAGRMEILLDPKTRDAQGNLIDRAQVAAPSQVAELAGPLSTVLVAGAQGMRGGRLAGEQIERMGALGGKGLDVAGDVIQQGATMQGKAIGSVVDFGGTSLRVGVQGGATVIAQGRELAGQVEAIKHRVEGYRDRTLSGWGATVAGWVGADETAEQLRQRGTQSQADHGLKAEQATQQAAGDAARIRAGGEHIGAQIQAGTQWSSDGLRNGYAQYGATLNQAADWSGRQVAGVTSYAPVVLSSVGGATTALGAALATHTPALTMPQNERNLASTAAFTSNISAAFGEATARHGMADTVIPSLDAEIQKQEAAARTLLEVQQQAPSPAARPVSINDPDHADFRLFQGAQSGVHRIDASYNRVPDLQSDQLAGALAAKAKQDGLQTIERVMLSDDRARAFAVDTADAASFTKRYAYVDVASGLQQPLSVSTEQAAEVDRQRQAPAITPTLTAGIAAEQQDQQDHAQEQQRAALRMA
- a CDS encoding aminodeoxychorismate/anthranilate synthase component II, whose product is MLWMIDNYDSFTYNLVQYLQTLGAEVKVVRNDAMTVDEIAAQRPERIVISPGPCTPNEAGVSLELIQRLGPTTPILGVCLGHQGIGQVYGGTVIRAGNIMHGKTSAIRHEGKGVFAGLPDRYQATRYHSLVVDKTRLPACLEVTAWTENDDGSVEEIMGLRHREHPVEGVQFHPESILTEHGHALLRNFLQR
- the trpE gene encoding anthranilate synthase component I → MNTPAQFQQQAAEGHTRIPVVREVLSDLDTPLSVYLKLADGPHTYLFESVEGGERFGRYSIIGLPARRVYTFRGHTLSIAENGVEVERREVADPFAEVEALRSAHSVPKLDGLPGFTGGLVGWFGFECIGYIEPRLAPPAGRDELGTPDILLMHSEELAVFDNLKGRLYLIVHADPRQPGAWDEAQTRLDGLVAKLRAPGAGYPAPLHSDVLDESDFISGFTRDGFIDAVERSKDYIRSGDIFQVVLSQRLSVPFKARPVDVYRALRALNPSPYMYFLDVGDMQVVGSSPEILVRLQHDANGVGEVTVRPIAGTRPRGATVEEDNALEVELLADPKERAEHLMLIDLGRNDAGRVSTAGTVEVGEQFVIERYSHVMHIVSEVTGTLQPGLSYADVLRATFPAGTVSGAPKIRALEVIRELEPIKRNVYAGSIGYIGWHGDADTAIAIRTAVIKDGRLHVQAGAGIVYDSDPQKEWDETMNKGRALFRAVAQAAKGL
- a CDS encoding SIMPL domain-containing protein, whose product is MKLSSILLWSSLLAMLAMLAPEALAQANTIPDQPHLLVKGEARREVMPDRFTLQLTLAQVDMDADTARAKVQEDAARVLALFKKHGAVAGSVRADNLDIGPAHRYEQAGPVFIGTRVSRRLKGSFASPQAMQGFLGALNASDTLQVSSLAPGYSDVVALRRELKGEAAAQTRHSARALATAYGARIRGLYSISDVAPSFAYGVQAGQWPTDGASVIAETRPTDLVTPPAPPAPQAPYTRESIEAGPITYTENVYAIFLISDGT